The Halorussus gelatinilyticus genome contains the following window.
TCTCGCGGAGCGCGACCACCGTCTCGGCGACGCCCTCTGGAATTCGGTCGAACGCGTGGAGGAGGTCGCCCGCGACGACGACCGTCGCGGGCGAGAAGGCGGCCAGCAGGCCGGCCAGTCGGTCGGTTAGGTCGGCGCGCTCGCCCAGCGGGAGTTCGACCGCAGAGGCGGCATCGCGGCCGACGTGGAGGTCGGCGACGACGAGCGCGTCCTCGTTGGGGAGGTAGACCGCCCGGTCGCGGAACTGCGCGTCCATCGGCGCGGTGTTGGGTCCGGCCCGTCTTCCGGGTTGCGGTTGGTAGCGTTCGTCCGGGGTCCGTGTCACCGAGCGCTCTTCGTCGGGCGGCCGGTCACGGCGGGTCGCCGAAGCGGCCGAGAAACGCCTCGCGAGTGCGGACGGCGACGCCCGCGACGCCGTCGCAGTCCCGGAGGTGGGAGTCGTCCGAGACCACGCAGTCGGCGCAGGCCGCGACCGCGCATTCGAGGACGTCGTCGTCGGGGTCCGCCGCGGCGTCGATTTCGACCGCGGGTTCGACCACGCGGGCGACGTCGAGGACGCGCTCGACGGTCTCGGCGCGGCGTCCGGACGGGAGCGGCAGGTGGTCGTAGGCGAGGACTGCCGCGAACTCCCGGAGGAGAGCGGGCGAGACGGCGACTTCGACGTCGCCCGACTCCGCGAGCGCGACGCAGGCTAACGGCTCGTCGGGGAAGGCGAGTTCCCCGACGAGGACGTTGGTGTCGAAGACGACGGTCGGCCGGTTCACGGCGACGGATCCGGGCCGGCGAACGAAAAGCGTCCCGAACCGCGGTCGAGCGACCTCGAACGGGCCTCGTCACCGACCCGACCGCTCGAACGGCCGACCGCCGGGGATTTATGTTCGTCGTGGTGAAACCGGTAGGTATGGCCGACGTTTTGGAGAACAAGCGCGCCGCGACGCGGTTCCGCATCCTCGCCGAGATCGCCGAGCGCCAACCCGCGGTGAGTCAGGGCGAGATTGCAGAGGCGGTCGGCGTGACGAGTCAGGCCGTCAGCGAGTACATCCGGGCGCTGGTCGAGGAGGAACTGGTCGAGAAGGAGGGTCGCTCGCGCTACACCGTCACCAAGGAGGGCGTCGATTGGTTGCTGCAGGAGGCCACGGACGTTCGCCGGTACGCCGACCACGTCACCGACGACGTGCTGGGGAGCGTCCAAGAGGAGGCCGCCATCGCCACCGACGACGTCTCGGAGGGCGAGGCCGTCACGCTCTCGCTGCGCGACGGCTTGCTCCACGCGACGCCCGGCGAGGAGGGTCCCGCGACGGGCGTCGCCACCACCGACGCCGAGGCCGACGGGGACGTTGGCGTGACCGGTTTCGAGGGCATCATCGACTTCGAACCCGGCACGGTCACGGTGTATCAGGTGCCGCCGGTCCGGTCGGGCGGCGCGTCGGCCACCGACGCCCGGACGCTCGCGGGGGCCTGCGAGTCGGCAGACCTCGTGGCCGCGACGGGCGTCGAGGCCGTGGTGGCGCTCCGGCGCGCCGACTGCGACCCCGCGACGACCTTCGCCGCCGGCGAGGTTGCGGCCGAGGCCGCGGGCCGGGGTCTCGACGCGGTGGTGGTCGCCACCGCCGACATCGTGGGACGAGTCACCGACGCGCTACGGGACGGTAACATCGCCTACGAAGTCTCGGAACTCAGTTCCTGACTGGCCCGTCGCGCTGCGCTCCGACCTAACTCACCCGATTCTTCGCCGCGGTGTACGCCTCCCGGACCTGCTGGAACTCCTCGCGGTCGCCGCCGTGGTCCGGGTGAACTTCCTTGACCTTCCGCCGGTAGGCGCGTTTGACCTCGGCGAGCGACGCGCCGTGAGGAACGCCCAGAATGGCGAAGGCTGCCTCGGTGGGGTCCACGCGCTCGTCGTCCTCGTCGCCGGTGATGTCCGGCGTCTCGAACGGCAGGCGGTCGCCCAGATGCATGCCGGGCATCTCGTGTTCCACGAGGACCGCGTAGGTCGGCGACCGCTCGATGCGGAAGTACGCCTGCGCGTCGAAGGTGATGGCGACGTCGCGTTTCGGCAGGTAGAACGCGACGTGCTGGCCCTCCACGAAGTGGTCCTCGGCGAACTCCTCGCCGATGGCCGAGAGGTACTGGCGGATTTCGACGCGGCGTCGGCCCTCGCCCGTGGTGTAGGTCGCGTTCGAGGGCCGGTTCGGGTAGAGGCGCGCCCCTGCGACGAAGATTGCGCCGATGAGGACGCCGACCCCGACCGACAGCCAGAGACCGACGGCCAGCCATTCTGGCAACACGAGAAGGCGTAAGGGCCGTACGATAAAGAATCTCCCGCCGGCCGCTCTACGCCATTTCGGTACGAAACGATGCCAACATTAATGTCCGTCCACTTAGATTGACCGAACGGTATGTCAGGTCGGTACCGGTACTCGGACAAATGACAGTACAGGACCAGACTCCCGATCGCGAGGACAGACTCGACCCCGGCGAGATTCACAACGTCCTCCGGAACGACCGACGTAGACGTGCGATACAGCGGTTGCGAGAGTCCGACGGGCCGATATCGGTCGATGCGCTCGCGGAACACATCGCCGCCGCCGAGACCGGTGAGTCGCCGCCGCCCCGAGACGTGCGCAAGAGCGTCTACGTGTCACTCCACCAGACTCACCTGCCGAAACTCGACGACCTCGGTATCGTCGAGTACGACCAGCGCGACCAGCAACTCGAACTCCGCGACCGGGCCGAACAGGTCGAGGTGTACATGGAGGTCGTCGCCGAGGACGACATCTCGTGGGCGACCTACTATCTCGGAGTAAGTCTACTGGGTCTGGTCACGCTCTCGGCGGTCCGGTTCGACCTTCTTTTCGTCTCGTCGTTCGGTATCGCGTTCTGGTCGTGGTACTTCCTCGCCCTGTTCGCGCTCTCGGCGTCGTATCACGCCTACTCGGAGCGCGACCACCGGCTGTTCGACTCCTGAACGCGATCTCGAAGGAAGAAAAGAGGCCGTTCAGCCGATGTACCGCAGATTCTCGTCGGTCGCCATCCCGGACTGCTGGTTCTCCATCTCCTGAATCTTGTTCGCCACGTCCTCCATGTCGTCGGCGCGTTCTTCGAGCGAGTCGAAGTTGACCTCGAACTCCAGCACCGCTTCGAGGACTTCGAGGACCGCGCGGGCGCTCTTGGGGTCCACGAGGTAGCCGCTGGTCTCACCCATCAGACACGCCGCCCGGAAGCCGCGGCGTTCGCCGAGTCCGAGGAGGAGTCCGCTCGTGCCGACGATGCCGCCTGCAGGTTCGTCCTCGCGGAACTCGACGTCCACGTCTTCCAACTCCTCGACGAACTCCGCGTCGGTGGCCGCGCCCAGCACGTCGTACTCGTCCATGAGTTCGCCGGTGGGGACGCCGCCGAGCGCGTAGACCGTCTCGACGCCGAACTCCTCGGCCACGTCGAGGAACGCGTCGGTCAGTCGGTAGTGGCCGGTGTTGTCGCTGGCTTGGTGTTTGCCGGTCAGCACCAGCAGGTCACGCTCGTCGAGTTCGACCGCGTGAATCTTCGCGCAGGCGAGCCCCGTCGTCCCGTCGTCTTCGACGCTGACCTGGGGCGGGAAGTGTTCGGAGTATATCCGTCGCACCAACTCGCTTTCCTTCTCTTCGAGGAGGTGTTCGGCCGCCAGTTTTCCGACGTGGCCGACGCCCGGCAGGCCCTCGACCAAAACCGGGTCCTGTAGGTCTGGGTCGGCGACAACCTCGATGTCGAGTTCGTCCATGTGGTTTTACTCGCGGGCGCGCTCCTTAAGTGCCCGTCGGTACTCGCCGTGGGGGTCCTCGGGGTTGAACGGTGCGGGCGCGCTGTTGACGGCCTCGGCTCCGCACTCCGGACACGTCGTAGAAAGGGTGTACACCGGTCGCGGGTGTTCGTCGCGCCACGCCGAGCAGACGAAGATGTCGGATTTCATCCCGGCTACTGCTCTTCTTCGGTCTGTCGGTCACGGTGGAACGACCCGGTACCGCCGACCGACTCGATGGCCTTCTCCGCGCGGGCCGCGCTCTCTTTGAGCTGGTCCTCGGCGGTCTTGTAGTTGGGTGCTTGCACCCGGATGCGGTACTCGGGCGCGCCGACGTAGGTGACTTCGAGGTCGATCTCGTCGGGGATGTCGCCGTTCCCTTCGGCGGCCTGTAGCGCCTCTTTGATGTCGTCCACGCCGCCGCTCGACGCGCTCTCGAGGTCCACGTACCCCGTGACCGTGACGTAGGGGACCGAGACGTTCTCGCGGGCGGTGTCCACGATTTGGGTGACCTCCTCGTCGGTGAGGTCGGTGTCCGAGAGCGCCTCGGGACCGTGAATCGCGGCCTGCTCGAAGCCGCCGTAGAGACCGCCGAACTCCGCGAGGAGTTCGTTGGCGACGTGGGCGTACTTGTCGTCGTCCACGTCTTCGCCGAAGGCCAACTCCATCCAGTTGTCGGCCTTCTGCTCGTTCTTCCACTCCTGAATCTTCTCGGAGCGCTGGTGGTCGTTGACGTCTTTGAGCGAGAGGTCGATCTGCTGTGCGCCCGTGTCCACGTCCAGCACTTTGCAGACGACCGTCTGGCCCTCGTTGACGTGGTCGCGGATGTTCTTTATCCATCCGGACGCGACTTCGCTGACGTGGATGAGACCCCGCTTGTCCTCGTACTCCGAGAGGTCTACGAAGACGCCGAAGTCCTCGATTTCGTCTATCTTGCCGACGACGAGTTCGCCGGTGTCGGGCCAGCCGCTGTACTTCATTGAGCTTCCACTGTCTCGTCGGACTCGGTCCGACTACTCGCGGAGCGACGCTCCACGGTCTCGATCACTTCGCCTTCGAACTCGGCGTCGCCGCCGGTCGGCCGGGCGAGGGTCGCGCCGCAGACGGCGCAGGCGACCTCGGTCGCGGCCTTGCCGAAGACGACCTGTTCGTTGTCGCAGTCGGGGCACTGCACCTTGTAGAAGTTTCCTGCCATGGGTTAGTCCTCCAGTTCGAGTCGGCCGGCGCGCCATCCCTCGCGGAGGTGGGCCTTGCCGCACTCGCTGCAGAGGTACTTCAGGTCGGTCTTCTTCGTGGGCTTGTCGCCACCGGGCACTTTGGAGAACCGACCGCGGTTCCCGATACCCTTCGAGCCTTCGCGCTGCTTACGCTGGTCCCACTTCATGCCGGTCGAGCGACCGGTTCGGACCTTCTGGACCTCGTGTTCTTCGTGAGCCTTGCAATGCGGGCAGTACGTATTGAAGCGTCGTGGCATCTGCATAGATATCTACCTTGCCGTGGTGTAGGGCCACGGGGCTTAAAACCCGTTTGGTTCACGGTCGAACCCGAGGGCGGGCGTTCCGTCCCGGCCCACCCGCGGGGCGCGCTCTCCGCTCGACCGACGTCGGGTCGTTCTCGTCCGGAGTTTTACTTTCGCCGCGCGTGGCGCGATTTTAAGTCCGATCCGTGCGAACTATTGGGTAACGACCGTCGTACAGCGGGTGCGTGGTGGTGTGACGACGAGTCCGCCGCGACGGTCGCCGGAGGACACGATGCTAGGCTCTCACTCGAATCGGTTCGGACGATACGGAATGGACGGTCGGGGGGAAGCGACGCGAGCGACGGCACCGACGCGAGCGACGACGCGCGTTCGGGGTGGGTCGCGATGACCGGGGTCGCGAAACTGCTGGCGTCGGTCCCGGCGAGCGCGCCGGTCCAGCGCGTGCGTAACTACCACCTGACGGACCGGGCCGCGAGTCCCCGGCCGCGGGACTTCCTGACCGCGGCCAGACGGACTGACGGCGCGGTCTGTCTCCGGTGGACCGACGCCGCCGGCGAGCGGTTCGTCCGGTACGCCGGTCCCGACTGGGAGTGCGCCGAGTTCGACCGCCACCGCGACCGGAAACGGGTCGAGACCTGCGGGGACGAGCGCGTGCTGGACCTGCTCGGGGACGCTCGCCCCGAACTCGTCGCGGCCGCCGACGTTCCGGGCGTCTTCGCGGAGCGAGACGCGCACGCCGCGCCCGAAACCGGTTTTGGAGTCGGCGAGACTTCGCCGACTCCGGACGCCGTCGCCACCGACGGCGGGTCGGAACCGAACGCCGAGGACGGCCCGCTCACCGCCGAGCGAGTTCGGATCGAGCGATACGCCGACCTGCTGGCCGACCCGGCCGTGGACCGGCACGACGCGGACGCGCTCGCGGCCGCGCTCCCGACTGGACCGCGAGAAGTCGCGTTCGGACTCCCGCTGGTGCTGGCCGAAGAGACCGTCCTCGAATCGGTCGCCGGGAGCGACCGTGTGATCGTCGCCGAACTCGTGCCCGAACGCGAGACCGAGCGGGCCTACTACGTCCGGCAGGACCGGCGCGGGTGCTGGGTCTCGAAGGCCGCGGCGACGGTCTATAAACTCGCCGACGGGGCCACGTTGGACGCGGACCGACCCGAGTCCGCCGAGTCCGCATGACGGTCCAGCATCGCTTCGAGTGCGTCCACTGCGGCCGTCGCGTCCGTGGGACCGGCGAGGACTGCGAAACCGCCCGACAGGACGCCCGCGAAAAAGGTGCGACCCACGTCAACGAGACTCACGAGGACCGACTTGTCCGGGACCCCGACTGGCCCGACGAACTCGCGCCCGACGACCTGCTGGCCGACGATGCGGCGTTCTGTTCGCTTCGAGGCTGGCTCTGCCCGGCCGACGACCTCCTCGTCTGCGACGACTGCGGCTACTACTTCGGTCACGAGTCCCACGGCGAGGACCGCTCGCCGGTCGGCGAGCGGGGACTGGTCTGCGAGACCTGTTACGACCGGCGCGTCCGCGACCGCGACGACTCGGTGTCCGAGGCCATCGACGACTTCTTCCGGTGAAACATAGGTCCTCATACATTTCTCTCCGCAGGTGTTCGTTCCCGGATTTCTTTATATAAAAGAAATAACTAAGTAAATCCATCTCCTCGGTAAATTCGATGTCGATGAATCGGCGCAGCTTCCTCAAGCGTAGCGCGGTAGCCACCACCGGAGTCGCCGCCCTCGTCGGGTCGTCGGGGTCCGCGGCGGCCTACGACGTCCCGCTGATATCGACGCGCGACCACTACAGCGGCACGACGCTCGTCTCGGGCGAGACCAAGTACAGCTACGACACGAACGGTCTCGTCCCCGGCGTCGATACCGGATGCGTCGGCGACCTGACCGTGTTCATCCACGGCTGGGACAAGAAGAGCAGCGAATCCGACGCGGAACAGGCCGCCCGCGACAAGATCAAGCACGCCCGCGACGAACTCACGGCGTCTGGATACGGCGGACAGGTCGTCGGCTACACGTGGGACAACGACGTCGGCGGCGGCGCGGACTACGGCTGGGGCGAGGCCCAAACCGTCGCGCAGAAGAACGGCGTCAAACTCGCGCAGTTCCTCGTGGACTACAAGTACCAGTGCCCGAACTCGACGGTCCGACTCTCCAGCCACTCGCTCGGCGCTCAAGTCCTGCTGAGTTCGCTCCGCTCGCTGAACGGGTCGTGGTTCACCGACAACGGCTACAAGGTCCACTCGACGCACCTTCTCGGAGCGGCGCAGGACAACGAAGCACCTACGCAGGAGACCACCGACACCTACAACGCCATCCGCGACGTGGTCACGGGCGCGTTCAACTACCACAGCCACGAGGACGACACGCTCCAGTGGATTTACAACAGCATCGAGTTCGACCAAGCCCTCGGCGAGACGGGCTACGAGGACGGCAACACGCCCGCGCCGAACTACACCGAGTTCGACGCCACCTCGCAGGTCGGTAACAACCACTCGACGTACATGAAGAACTGCGCCGCCGAGATCGTCTCGCACATGGAGAACGCCGCCTCCTACGGGTGAGCGAGTGCGCGTCCGAGACCGTTCCCGAAGCGCTTAAACGCGCTCCTTCCGAATCGCCGGGCATGAAGCGACTCATCATCCACGGGAATCCCGGCATCCGGAAGAATGCCATCATCGACTACGACGGTGACGAAGTCGTCTGCTTCGCCATCAGTCGGCAGGGCGACTGGCACGGCCCGGACGAACCCCAACTGTGGTGCGTCATCGGCTCGGAGGACGAGCGCGAGGACTTCGAGAAGCGCAACTACGTGCCCCACTGGCTCGACACCGAGTCCGTGGACGCCGAGGCCATCGACGTCATCAAGCGCGCCGACGACATCGCCGTCTCGTAGTTTTTCCGTTCGATTTCCGAGTTCAGGCTTCTACTGCCTCCGCGGAGTCGTCTCGCGGCCGGTAGTCCAGCTTCCGCATCGTCTCGGTCAGCGAGAGGTAGCGGTCGTCGTTCCGCGAGACGGCGTGTGCGACGACGGGCGACTCCGGGAGGTCGGCGTCCACCGCGCGCTCGACCACTTCCCGGCAGTCGCCGGGACTCAGCCACATCGCGCGAGCGAACCGCTTCGCCTCCTCACTCTCGTCGCCCGTCTGCGTCTCGCGCAGTTCGTCCTCGTCCATCAGCCAGCCGATGCGGAGGTTCACGACTTCGAGACCGTGGCGGTCGGCGTAGAAGTCCCCGAGAGATTCGGCGGCGACCTTGCTGACGCCGTAGTAGGAGTCCGGGCGCGTGGGGTCGTCGGGGCGGACTGTCCGGGCGTCTTCGCGCAGCGACTCCGGCTCCGCGGGGTCGGCGGCGTTGTGCATCTGGACCGCGTGATTCGAGGACGCGAAGACCACCCTGTCGAGGTCGTTCTCGCGGGCGGCCTCGTAGGCGTTGTAGGTTCCGCCGACGTTGGGTCCGAAGACGCTCTCCCAGTCGGCGTCTGGAGAGGGGTTCCCCGCGAGGTGGACCAGCGCGTCCTGCCCCGCCAGCGCCTCGGCGAAGGCCTCGCGGTCGGTCACGTCGAGGGTCGGCCCTTCCAACTCGTCGTGGTCTCGGTGGGTGATGGGCGTCACGTCGTGGCCGCACAGCGCCAGTAGCGCCTCGCGGCCGACCCTGCCAGCGGCACCGGTGATTGCGACGTTCATGTCGAGGGTACCACGACGACCCAGAAATAGGTGGTCGCCGACGCGGGACCGGCGAGCGGAGGCGTCCGTCGGTCAGTCGTCCGCGGGCGTGGCGACGTGTTCGGGCGCGGGTTCCATCGTGAACATCGCGGCGAAGACGACCGCCGAGACGACGATGAACGCCGCCGCGGTCCAGAACGCGACGAGGACCGAGGTCGCGTCCCAGATGGCCCCGACCAGCACCGGGCCGCCGACCTGTCCGACCTTCCACGCGATGGAGCGAAGCGAGAGGCTCGACCCCACCGCGTCGAAGTGTTCGCCCTCCTCGACGAACAGCGCCATGCTCGCGGGAAGCCGGAGGCTGTCGGCGACGCCGAGAATCGCGTAGGCCGCGAAGAGGACGAAGAACGCGCCGGGGAGTGCCAGCGACCGCCCGAACGCCGAGAGCGTCATCTCCGAGACGTAGCCGTCGGCGTACTTGGCGAGCGGGATGAGCGCGGTGCCGACGGCGTAGACGAGCGCGCCCGCGAGGATGAAGCGGTACTTCTCGCCGACGCGGTCGGTCAGGTCGCCGACCTTCCCCTGCGTGAGCGACTTCGTCAACTTCCCGCCCGCCATGATGCCGCCGATGACGAAGGCGTTGATGCCGAACTCGGTCCGGGCGAAGATGGGCAGGAAGATGATGACCGCCATCTTCCCCACGCTGAACGACCCCCTGAAGAACACGAGGGCCTTGATAGCCCGGCGTCCCATCAGGTCCGAGAGGGTCTCGTATCCGGAGGCCTCCTCGGGGTCGGCGCGGCCGCCGGGGTTGTCCCGGAGGAACGCGAACACCGAGAGGAACGCGCCGATAGTGATGACCGACAGGACCGCGTAGGTCACCTCGAAGTCGTAGAGGAACAGGAGCAGGCCGCCGAACACGTCGCCGAGCAAGCTAGAGAACGCGCCGACCTGATTGTACGTGCCTATCCAGAGGCCGCGCGACTCGTCGGGGCTGATTTCGCCGACGACGGTGGTGCCGGTCAGCCAGAGGATGCTCGCCGAGAACCCCTGCACGACCCGGAGCAGGATGACGTGTTCCACGCTGGAGACGAACGCGAACCCGACGAACACGACGACGTTGAGCGCCAGCCCCGCCATGAGGAACTTCTTGGAGTCCCGCAGGTCCACGTACCGACCGAGCGGCAGGACGATGAGCAACTGGACCGCCGCGAACGCGGTGCCGAACAGTCCCTCGACCGTGCCGGAGGTCCCGAACATGTCGGCGTACAGCGCCAGCGCGATTAGAATCGTAGAGTAGGCCTGACTCCGGGCGAACGCGGTGCTGGCGAGCGCCACGAACTCGCGGTTCCCGAAGAGGCGGAGCGACCCGCCGCTCGTCTCTCCCACAGTTACGATTCGAAATAGCTAGGTCCCCGGTAATAAGTTCACGGCTCCCGGAAAGAGACGCGGGTTCGACGCGCTCGCTCCGCGCATCGAACCGCCAGACGGCGCGACATTCGACCGAGTTCGGCGGGCGCTCGTCCGTGTCCGTCGCTACCGGCCGTAACGTCACGAAAAACGAAACTCGGTTCCGGAATCCGAAGTCCTCAGTCGTCGAGGTCTTCGACGGCGTCGGCGATGCGCTGGAGCTGTCGGGTCGCGTCCCGAACCTCGTCGCGGAGCTGTCGGACCTCGCGGACGAGTTCCTCGTTGCCGCCGGACTCGCTCTCGCCGGGTCGGCCGCCGGGACCGGCACCGCCCGGTCCGGCACCAGCGCCGGGGCCGCCGCCCATCATGCCGCTCATCATCTGCGCGAACGGGTTGCCGCCGCCGCCGGGAGCGCCGCCCATGCCGCCGGGGCCGCCGCCCATCATCTCTTCCATCTTCTCGCGTCGGTCCTCGTCGCCTTCGCCCTCGCCTTCCTCGGCGCGCTTCTCTCGAATCTCCTCGACGCGCTCGCGGAAGGACTTCTCTTCTCCGTCCTCGCCCTCGGATTCGGTTTCGTCAGGTGCGTTCTCGTTGGATTCGTCGTCTGCCATGACTCGGGATTCGGGGTGGAGGTGGAAAAACGTGGTGTCTCGGGAAGGCGGCAGTTTTCGGTCGCGGAGGTTCGGCCGGCTTCAGACCGGTCACGACCGCTTCGACTTCCCGCTCGGCTCCGACTTCCGTAGCGACCGACAGGCGTCTGACGCAACGTTTACTTGTTCGCGTGCAATTGTCCGCCCATGACAAGCCTCGCGGAGGCCTACGAGGAGAACGTCGGCGAGGTCGGGAACGTCCGACTCCTCTACCTCGGGGTCGGTCTGTTCGCCGCGGGGGCGCTGCTCGTCGTCCTCGGCATCCTCGTCGCCACGACGAGTCTACACGCGACCCTCGGCCTCGGCGTGCTGGGTGCCCGAGAGGTCGCGGGCGTCCTCGCGGGACTCGGCGTCCCCGCCGTGTTCGTCGGCATCTTCAGCGTCCTGCCGGCGAGCGAGCGCGTCCGGGCCGCGGCCGCCATCGGCGCGGGCGTCTCGATACTCGGCGTCGCGCTGTTCACCTACGCCTATCCGAGACACTGGGCGGGCTACAACCGACAGTTGACGCTCCCGGTCGTCGCCGTCTACTTCTTCGGCGTACTGGTCACGTTCGGCTGTCTGTTCGTCGCCGTGGTCAACTTCAAGACGCGAAACGACCCCGGCGGTACCGTCACGCTCGAAGTCGCTCACGAGGGCGAGGTCCGGACCGTCGAGGTCCGGAAGGGCGAACTGGACGAGTTCGAGGACATCGAGAACCTGAACGCGCTCCAGACGGAACTCGCCGACTCGGCCGCCGGCGACCCGGAGAACGACCCCGACCCCGTCTCTACCGACCCGAGCGAGACCGGTCTCGGCGGCGTCGCGTTCATGGGCGCGACGCCCGACGGCGAGACCCCGACACAGACCAACCAGCCGAGCGGTCGGTCGGCGACGGGCGCGTCGGGCCGCGGCGCGCGTCCGACCAGCGACGGCGGGACCACCGCGAACGACATCCGGTCACCGCTGGACGACGCCGACGCCCCGACCCGGACGCAGGGCACCACCGACGCCTACTGCGGCAACTGCCAGTACTTCAAGTACGTCCGGACCAACGAGGGGATGAAGCCCCACTGCGGTTTCTACGGCCGCGAGATGGACGACATGGACGCCTGCGAGGAGTGGCAGCCGAACGGCTGACCCGTCGGTGACCGCGAACGTGTTCGGCGGAGCGTATTTTCTGCTGGAGCGACGACGGTCCCGTATGCCCGAATTCAGCGTGAATCGACTCGGCGTCCTCGGGACACTGGGCGTCCTCGGCGCGTGGGCGAACGAACCGGCGCTGTTCGCGCTGTTCGCTTCCGACCGGACGATACGCCTCCCGACCGCCGAGTAGTCCCCGCCTCAGAGGTCTCGAAGCGTCGCCTCGACCGACTCCCAGTGACTTCCCTCCCAGAAGTGCTGCCCGCAGTCCGGACACCGCCAGACTCGAATCTCGGCGGAGTCCGGCGCGTACTCCGGCGTCGAGTCGGCTTCGCGGACCGCGACCAACGCGCCGTTGCACTCCGCGCACCGCGACGGCTCCGAGAGTTCGAGCGCGAACTCCTCCTCGGCCAGTTCCCGCAACTGGTCGGTCACCGACTTCGACGCGAGGAGCAAGCCGTCCGCGCGCTCGGCCAGTTGCACGTCTCGCGTGACGAGCAGGCGGCCCTCCTCGCGCGCTATCTCGACCAACTTCTCGTCGGCCTCGACTCCCCTGTCGAGCGCGTACGCCGCGTCGTAGCCGCACATCCGGAGGTACGTCGTCAGCTTGCCGAGCATCACGTCGAGCAGGAGCGGGGCGTCGGCGGGTGCGCGACGCGACGCGGACCCGCCCGCTGACGGCGGCCGGTCG
Protein-coding sequences here:
- a CDS encoding MFS transporter encodes the protein MGETSGGSLRLFGNREFVALASTAFARSQAYSTILIALALYADMFGTSGTVEGLFGTAFAAVQLLIVLPLGRYVDLRDSKKFLMAGLALNVVVFVGFAFVSSVEHVILLRVVQGFSASILWLTGTTVVGEISPDESRGLWIGTYNQVGAFSSLLGDVFGGLLLFLYDFEVTYAVLSVITIGAFLSVFAFLRDNPGGRADPEEASGYETLSDLMGRRAIKALVFFRGSFSVGKMAVIIFLPIFARTEFGINAFVIGGIMAGGKLTKSLTQGKVGDLTDRVGEKYRFILAGALVYAVGTALIPLAKYADGYVSEMTLSAFGRSLALPGAFFVLFAAYAILGVADSLRLPASMALFVEEGEHFDAVGSSLSLRSIAWKVGQVGGPVLVGAIWDATSVLVAFWTAAAFIVVSAVVFAAMFTMEPAPEHVATPADD
- a CDS encoding YihY/virulence factor BrkB family protein, with the protein product MTSLAEAYEENVGEVGNVRLLYLGVGLFAAGALLVVLGILVATTSLHATLGLGVLGAREVAGVLAGLGVPAVFVGIFSVLPASERVRAAAAIGAGVSILGVALFTYAYPRHWAGYNRQLTLPVVAVYFFGVLVTFGCLFVAVVNFKTRNDPGGTVTLEVAHEGEVRTVEVRKGELDEFEDIENLNALQTELADSAAGDPENDPDPVSTDPSETGLGGVAFMGATPDGETPTQTNQPSGRSATGASGRGARPTSDGGTTANDIRSPLDDADAPTRTQGTTDAYCGNCQYFKYVRTNEGMKPHCGFYGREMDDMDACEEWQPNG
- a CDS encoding Mut7-C RNAse domain-containing protein, whose translation is MADDSGDRPPSAGGSASRRAPADAPLLLDVMLGKLTTYLRMCGYDAAYALDRGVEADEKLVEIAREEGRLLVTRDVQLAERADGLLLASKSVTDQLRELAEEEFALELSEPSRCAECNGALVAVREADSTPEYAPDSAEIRVWRCPDCGQHFWEGSHWESVEATLRDL